In Candidatus Contubernalis alkalaceticus, the genomic window CTTTTAAAGCTTTAACTCCATCTTCAACACTCCTTCCCCAACGTCGAACATCCTTAACAAAAATAACATCAAACTCTTTCTTTTTTGCACAATCCATTAGATATTCAAAGGCTTTTCTGTTTTTTAATTTAGTTCCGCTAATCCCTTCATCAGCAAAAATACCGTTATCTAATAGATTTTTTATTTCTTTCCTCCCCTCCTTTTTAAAGAACATTCCTAACTTTGGGGGATTGAAACCTTTCTGCTGAAAAAGTTTGCTGTAATGCTGAATCTGATTGGTTAAACTATTTTTTTGGTCATCCGTATCCGTTGAAACTCTACAATAAGCCACTGCTCTCATTTATATCATTCCTCCTATAAACTTAGTATGACTTATGTTTTATTATAATATACACAGGAAAGATTTACAAGTTTTTTTCTAATCTGTTCGATAACTGTTCGTAAAACTCCTTTTCCGAACATATGTTTAATATAAAACACTCTCCCTGTCGTAGTTGTCGTTCCTCCAACCTCCTATACCGGCTCCCCAGCTCCCAAAAAATCACCACTTTAACTTGTACACCATATCCTCCGCACCCTAACCTCACCTATAGCCAAACCCATAACTAAACCTAGTATCTTAACTCAACAAATTTAAAGAAAAAAAATATCTCCCTGCCAAATATGTGACAGGGAGATATCTACCAATTGTGTTCATCCTCACTATACGTCAAAAATGCTCTAAACGGGAGTCCATTACTGCCGCCGGAAGCAAAAATATCATCATCACCAATAGAGTAAGGATTCATTGGTATCATTTCTTCACTATTCACTTTGACAAATACATTTACGGATAGTATTTTATTTAAGCCATTTGTGATACCATGATCAAACCTTGCTTCTCCATTTGACTCACAAGTGCCGGTTATTCTTTTTGTTCTATGGTAAACATTCCCAGTATTTGCATAGCCTAAAAAATCCATATTGCAATCACTAGCACCGAGAGCAATTGTTTTTGCTCCTGTTACCTCATTATAACTGGGACTAAAATTACCGATTACTCTTTCATCTTCCGTACCAGCCTTCCATAAAAACCTCCAACGAATACCATCGAAGTAAGATGCATAATTGTCTGTTTTCATTAGAATATAAGGAGTCCCGAATACCGGATGTTCTTTACCGATTGTTATTTTGTGGAAACCTTCTCCTGCTTCCATTGTTTCAAACGTTCCAGAGATGGATTCTAGCAAGCCTTTTATATTTAAAATCTCTCCATCCCACCGAATATAATTATTTTCATCACCGATATCAAATTTAGCTTTCTGCGCATCGTGCTGCCCTAACCAAAAACCAGCACCTTCCCCGTAGTCACTTTTACCAGCAGAACGAATAATTCCTCTGCTTGATGCTGAATCATAACCCATAACAAGTGTTTTTAAGATATTAGCATCTTCAGCAAGCAAAAGTTTAGTAGCTACACTAGAAAAAGTAGCACCAAAATTAATCCATTGAGCAATAACCCAACTTGAAATAGTAGTTCCGTTTTCGTCAGTTTCTACATTAAATAAATAATAAGTATCATTATATCTGACTACATCTCTCCTATGTTCAGTAAAAACATAAATCTCACTTTCCTCAAAATCTCCTCTAAATACCAAACCAGGCCCAGTATCGCCCTTTTCTCCATCTGCTCCATCATTGCCATCTTGACCATCTAAGCCATCTGCTCCATCTTCCCCGACAATGCGAATAGCATCAGTCCAAGAACCAGAAATTCCAATTTTAGTCCTCATGTATAAATCGCCTTCTACATATGGAAAGTGCCAATTCGTTTCTCCATCTATAGAGAACTCTACATAGACAGAATCTCCTGGACTTCCGTCTTGTCCGTCTTGTCCGTCATTCCCATCTAAGCCATCATTTCCATCTTCTCCATCATTCCCATCATTGCCACGGGATGCATACGTTGTCCAATATACATTCTCAGCCGGATGATTGCCGGTTGAGCTATCATCATTCATATATAGCCATGTTGAACCATTAAAAGTAACAACATCGCCTCTAAAATATTCAGCCGATACACTAAAGTTTCCCCTGAATACAGGGAGTGGAAAAGTATCTTCCGATGGAGATTGAATCAAAACGCCTCTAAAGCAAATATTACCTTCCGCATCTACCCAAAACTTGTAATTGTTGTCGGCATCTTTAATCAATATGTTATTTTCTCTGTCAAGGAGAGTCTGAACGCCATTTTGCCCAACAATCCTAATTCCGTATTTATCCTCTTCACCATCTAAATATTTGCCAATATTGATACCTACTTCTTCACCATCTAAAATATCAATACCCTCAAATATACCCTGCTCTCCAACTATCATCTTTCCATAGACCACTTGTGAATTCACACCAGCAGGACTGATAGCAGTTTTAGCTGTCTGGAAATAATCATCAGACAAAACAATCATATTGTTGATTATTCTCATTTGCTCAGGCTCAATAATCTCATTTAATCTCTTGGTTAACCATATACCCTGTCTATCAATCTGAACATCTTGATTAGAACCTGCCAACACTTTTTGAGTTGCGGTATTTAGATTGTTATTAATTAAATTGTTGATTAGAGATTCGTTTTCCTCAGATTTATCCCATTGATGTTTACTCACATCAACAGTTTTTGAGGTTTTAATTGCGTTTTTTTGTAAATCAACAAAATAATTATATGGATCATCTAAACTATCTTTATTAGAAAATTCTAAAGTTAATTTTTTGTTATCATAATCGTGGATATATCCAACCAATCTGACTTTAATATCAATTCCAAATTTCTTAAAGCATATATTAATTAAATCACCCAAAATCAATTTACTTTTATCTAGATTTTTTTCTAATATTTGTAAGAAGTCAATCGAATCAATGCTAAATTGAATCTTAGGTTGACTTAATTTTTGGAGTTTAATTTTTCCTTCATTAAATAAATCTTCAGCATTTTCTATGGAAGAATCTTGCCAAACCTCTTCTCGTACGAAATAATCTAATTCAGCTAATTGCTCCGGTGTAAAATGATTTTCCTTTTTTAAATAATTTCTAACATTTAATATTTCTATTATTTTTTCATTTATATTATTATCAATCGGGGAAATTCCCTCATAATCAAACTCAGGATGCTTTTGGAGCATTTCTTTAACTTCTAATCCTGAAGCTGTATTTTGTGTTTCCTCAAATGTCGAATGATTTATTTCCGATTGAATAGTTAATACCTCAATTTCTTTCGCTGCCAAATCAATATTCAAGTCACTGTAGCTTTCATTTGACGCAATTCTATCGTTTATATCATCTTGAATTTCGTGTAATTCATTAATTTTATCTACCAAATCATTTTCTAAATTATCTTTTGTTGATAAATGAATTCCAAGTTCATTTTTTTTTGTGGTGAATATCTCAAATTCAGTTTCTAACAAAACATCATAATTGTTTAAGGCATCAATCAAATCTTGACTCATAAATTCAGTAGTTTTATAAAAAGAAAAATCTTCAATATATGGCTCACCTGTAATATTTACATTACAAAAATTTATATTATCCTTACCAAAGCAATACAATCTAGTTATTATCTCATCATGATTTATCTGTTTATTTATTGCTTTGATATAGTTTTTTTCCGACAAATATAAGCCTCTATTTACTCCTATCTCCTCAATACTTCTTAAAATTATTTTTTTCTGTTCTGTATCAAAAAGAAATACACAACCAAAATTAGTTTGTATTTCTTCAATTAAAAACTCAAATATATTAGTTTCTTTGACCTCAATATTTCTGATTTTATTAATTAAATCTGGTCTAGCAGAAAAACTATCAACATCTAAACTCCAACTCGTTAGAGTTGTAATATAATTCATCACACCTACCGGAAAACCTTGAGTATCTAATTCATTCACTAGACTAAAAAGTTTTCTTGATGGATACTCATATTCCAAGATACATTTTTTGTTTAACTCATATTCTCTACTCAAACAAATGACTTGTTTTTTTTGGATATTATTGGATGAATCAGGATTAGCTTCAACAATGATAAAAAATTTAGTGCTAATTATGTCGTTGTTAATTCCTGTAGTGATTAATTTAATTAAATAATCTCCCTGGACATAATCAAAGTTCTCATTTATATTCCCTCGTTCTAGATGTAGAGGAATAAAAAAAGACAACTCATCAGTTGTCGGAAATTTTGGAGCGTATATTATGTCCTGGGCTTCACTCAAAACTGCTAGTTCTTTCTCATTTGGATGGCAGAGAATTAGTCTATACTTTATATTCTTTTTTGATATATTATCTATTAAAATTTATAACACCTCCCCTTAAACAAAAATCGGAAATTGATATCTTATTTTTACTTTACATTTTTTGTTAACTTTAATTTGATTAACACCTGGAACTAATTCTAACCAACCTTTGTTAAAATTGCCTAATCTACTTAGGACTGATTCTTTGTCTGAAATTATTTTTTGATTTTCATTATCGACATAAATATTTTCATCAACCTCTATAGCTTCAAATTTAAACAATTGATCTTCATTGGTTAAGTTAATTAATTCAATCTCTGTTTCTTTTGCTTCAATCTGTATTTCAGGATAATATTGTTTTGATATATTCGATTTATTTTCTAGTTCCATTAAAGCAAAAGATTCTGTATCAAAAATCGTATCAAAAAACTCAACCGCATCATTTTCCTCATCGAATTCAGTGTCCAAATCTAACTCATGATTAAGGTCAACTTCAGTATCCGCAAAATATACTTTATTTGAACTATCAATTTCGCTAAAATCAAACTCTTCCTCAAATACAGGACTCCAAGCCCAAGGAGCATCAGTTTGAAAGGTTAAGGTAAAATATCCTTGGCCATTACCAGCACTGTAAAAATCTGATTGATTTATGGCTATCACATAATATATTTTTTCTAAATCGTCCAAAGTTTGAAATGGTTTATAATCTTCATGAATAAGCCATTTAGCAATCTCATATTTTTTTTCTGGAGTAAACTCTTCATCCAAAGAAAAAGTAACATCAAAAATTAATGGTTCTTTCTTAGTGCCATAAAAATAATTTAAATGTTTTGAAGGAACACTATCTTCTATAATTTGTTGTCCTGAGATATATGGTGAGGGATAAAAGCCAGATTCTAGTTTGACTATACTCAAACCGTATTCCTCACTGGCAATCCCATTAAATATAAAATTTGTATTGTCCAATATTTTTCCTCCTTTAATTTAAAAAGGAGAGTATCTAAACTCTCCTTTTGTATCCGCTCATTTTAAATGTTTTATTAATTCTGGAAACTGTCTCTTTTGCTATTTTCTCAATATCAGGAATAACGCTCTTATCAACATTGCCTTCAATGTTTATTAATTTATCAATCCTTAAACTAACTCCATCAGATTCCTCTTTAAAATCATCAACAAAACCAACGCCAGCAACAGCATAGTTTAAATCAGGCATCACGTTTCCAATATTGATTGCTTTATCGGTCATATTAGATACAGCATCCATAACGTCTTTGGCTTTTGCTGAAATACCTTGACTTAGACCGATAGAAACAAACTCCCCAAACTCAAACATTACCTTTGATGGAGATGAAAGTTTTAATGCGTTTTTAATCCGGTCAGTAATGTTGGTTTTGATAAAGTTAGTTACCGAACTTCCTACAGAGCCAGCCAAACTAAGTATACCATTCCTAAGACCATCAATGATATCTCTACCCCACTGTCTAGCCTGTGAAGGTAAGTTTTTAAAATAAGTCCATATCTCATCAAACTTAGATTTAACATTGGTATAAGTCTCAGATGCCTTTTGAACTGCTGCACTTCTTAAAGATTCAAATATATCTCTTCCCCAGGTTGAAGCTTGTGAGGGAATACCTTTTATCCAATTCCAGAGTTGTTCTAGCCTGGTTTTTACATTGTTATACAATTCTAATGCTTTAGATACAGCATTTGACCTAATATTTTCCCAAATTTCTCTTACTTTGGCAAGCATATTACCCCATAAATTTGACAATGTCTCTCTCAAATTTGTAATCCTATTAGAAACACTCTCAGCCATACTCCTGGCTCTTTCCTCTAAGCTGTTTTTGAGATTTGTCCATATTTCTTCTGCTTTATTTTTTATGTTTGTCCAAATACCAGAAAGGAAAATTGCTAAAGCTTCAAAAATATTCTGAACTGTCTGAGAAATAAAGTTCCAAATCGTCAATCCAATTTCTTTAATATTTTCCCAAACTTCTTCCCAGTCTCCCCGAATTAAAGCTAAAACAATATTGATAATTGAAGAGATTAACTCAATGGCTGTGGTAATAGCTAGTTCAATCTGATTCCAAATCACAGTTGCTACACCTAAAATAGTCTCTCCCCAGTTATCCCAAAAAACAGCTATACCATCTAAAACAAATTCTATTGTTTGTTTGATAGATTCAAAAACAGATGTTAAAGTTTCCTTTAATGTCTCAAATATATTAATACCTGATTGTTTGAGATTTTCCCATATTTCTAAGACAGTATCTCTAAAACCCTCGTTCGTTTCCCACAAGTGTTTAAATATCGCAATTAACCCTATAATAGCACCTACAACTAAAGCTATCGGGCCTAACGCTATCCCTGACAAAGCACCGGCAACAGTGCCGATTGAGGTAATTAATGTCCCCAAAACAACTAATATTGGCCCAATTGCAGCCAACAATCCAGCAATAGTGACAATCATTGTTTTAGTTCCGGAATCAAGGTTTCTAAACCACTCAACGACTTTTTGGACTCTAGGAATCAATTCCTGTGCTATCGGCATAACTAATTCCTTAACAGCGTCACCTATCTCTTGGAGAACTACAACTCCTGCTTGTTTCATCTGCTCCCACTGGAAAGCCATAGTTTGAGATTGGATTTCAAAGGCATTAGCTGTCTCTCCGGCAACATCGCCCATCTCACCTATCTTTTCAGACCATGTTTCAGCCTGTCCACCTGTTAGAGCTAATACAGCAGTACCAGCTTCAATCTGTCCCCACAATCCTGCTAATTCCTCCGAGTTACCGCCTGTGGTTTCTTCTAGTGCTTTCAAAACACCCTCTAAGCCTAATGTCTCAATAGCAGCAGTGCCAGACTCAAAACCGATTGCTTTAAGTGCTTTCTGCATATCGCCAGAAGGCTTCATCAACCCTTGAAGAACTGCTCTTAGTTGAGTAGTGACCTCAGCAGTTGAGCCAGTGACACCTGTTAGAGTAGCCATCGTTCCCCATAATTCTTCCTGTCCTAAATTCATGCTTGCTGCTAAAGGAATAACTTTTCCCATGGATGATGCTAATTCATCGAATGTTGTCTGGCCTAATGCAACAGTCTTGAAGGCATAATCAGATACTTGTTCAGCTTCTTTTACATCAAGATTGTAACCCTTTATAACAGCACTCAACAAATTAATACTAGATTCCGTCGAGGAAAGTCCTGCTGCTCCTGCTTTGGCTGCTGTTTCTAATATGTTAATTGATTCAGCGGTATCGCCAAAAGCACTTACAACCTGATACATACCATCGGTCAAATCAGACGTTGACTTTCCTGTAACCATAGCCAAATCCTGGATACCAGTTTTAAACTCATCTATTCTTTTTGCGTTTCCACCAAGAAGAGTATCAACATTAGCCAAACCCTTCTCAAAGTCAGCCGACATTTTGAGGGCAGCACCGCCAACTAAAGCTAAAGGAGCAGTTATATATTTGCTCATTGTGGTTCCGGCATTAACCATTGACGTTCCAATTTGCTGAGTTTTCTCCTGAAAACCTTTTAAAAAACTCTCAGAAGTATTTTTTGCATCATTAATACCCTTAACAAAATCAGTAGTTTTTGCTATTAAATTGGTAACAACATTATATTGTTTACTTATTTTTTCTCACCACCTTAAATAAAAAAGAGGCATCGTTAGATACCTCAATTTTTAGAGTTAAACTGCATTTTAGCCTTATCCAAAGCACTAAAATCAGTTTTTTGATTAATATTTATTGTTGATTTTTTGTTTTCTTCTTTAAAAATTTCTAAGATTTCTTTTCTTGATTTTTCCTCCATATGCGGGAAGGAATTAATTTGAATTTGCATTAGAAATTCCTGATTTTTTCTTTTCTTGATGTTTTCTAGAATGAAAAATACTTCATCTATGTAAATCTCATATAAGATATAATCCTTTGTCCAACCATATTCTGAAGCCAAACTGTCAACTACATTAAAAAGTATTTTTTGTATTCTTTCTTCAAGCGAAATTGGCTCTCCATCATCAATTGCTACTTCTGACTTTGGAGAACCTTCCCCAAGTTTTTTAGTTTATTGAACACCGCCTGGAAATTATTTAGTTCTAAAATTATAGTAATTAAATCAACAAACTCTTCAAAATCTGCTGATTCAATTTCTTCTTTTTCGATTCCACTAGCAACACTGACCAAACTAAAAATATCATCCTGCATCTCAGCAATTAATTTAGGAATCTTTGTCAACATTGCTTCATTGGTTAGATTTGCTAATTCATCAAATGTAAATACTTTCTGAAATTTTGCTGGTAGATTGTCCACCGACAGCATCAAGCTGGCGAATTGACCAATAGAAAGTTTTGTGATTTCATAATTTTTATCTTGTATTTTAATTTTTTTGGTATTCTTCAATTTGTAGAATATCCTCCTTTGTGGTTGTTATATTTTGGTATTTACTTCTTCACAAGTTCCGCATTTTCCGCATGGTTTACCGTTTCTTAATGGTCTCCGGCAATACCAGGTTAAATCGAATAAATCTTTAGGTAATGATTGAGTGATCTCAAATTTTGAGATCTCCTTAATAGGAAAAATAAACTCAATATCCCTATCAACCATATCTTTAAATACTTTGAATCTAGTCAACTCCATATTTTCATAGTCTTTTCTGCTAAAATCATTTTTGTTATTTGGCATAATGATTTTTTTGATATTATTGCGTTTAGGATTTTTTAACATTACACCAGTGATAAACATAACGATAACAACATCTTTGATTGTATATCCAAAACTTTTATAATCGAATGTAGTTTCTAAATATTCAAAATTATTTAATTTGTTTTGTTTGAACCAATTAAGAATATTGTTAACTGCAATTGACTCCTTTTTATGTCTCCTAACCGCTTCAGGAGAAATTAAGTTAATATGATGCAGTAACAATTTATCTTCAGGATTATTTCTCAAAAACTCAAAAGCGGTATAGGTTGAATCTACACCGCCTGAAAAGTTAATTAATGTGTCCAATCTTTAATATCCACCAATTTGGAAGAAGTTTCCTGCTTCTGTATAGTCTAAAGTTTTAGCTAATGCTTGGAATGTGATTTCGTATTTGGATACCTCTTTACCATATTTTCTTTCATAGGTTCCAGTAGCAATTGCTTTAAATATAGTAACATCGTAAGTTTTATTATCAGCAGGTAAATCTGCTGGATGAACTGTGATTTCTAACGCTTTATCCCTTGCTCGTTGGAATAACTTTCCATCCTCAAGCCAATTATCTGAACCAGCGGAATATTTGTTGATGAATGGTAAAGCAGCCTCTATTTGCTCGTAAGATTCGCTCTCTAAAACAATCTTTAATTGGACATTCCAACCAACTAATAATTGGTCAAAATGTGGCATAGTATACAAATCAACAGCCTCAGTCATCGGCTCAACAGTTAACACCGCAGCATCCCCCTGAACTTCAACTTCTAGTGGAGTCTCACCACTTCCGCTTCCAATAGTTATATCGGCTAAACCGATAGGTATTCTAATTTCTTCACTCATGTATAACACCTTCCTTTACTTAATTTTTTATTTGTTTTAATCTAAACGTTTAAATTAAACTCTTTTTACTAAAAATGCTAACTCTAGGCTAAACTCATCTCTATTCTGTTTGTCAGAATATAGATAGGATAAATCTGAATAAGCATAACTACTTAAAATAAAAAAACTACCTAATTGGTAGTTCTCTCTCGAATGAAACAAGTCGTATATTTGATTTCCTAGACTCATACCTTCATTGTAATCTGAAGCTCTAATTTTAATCTCAATCGTTGGCTCTCTTGTAACATCATATCTATCAGGAGGAAAGCCACCTGAAGCAATAACTGATACTATTGTGTCAGGATCATCTGGATAGTAGTTCTTAAACAAATTAACGTTCTCTGTTAATTCAGCTATTTCAGATTCTATTTTTTGTGTAATATCATCAATCATCTATATCCAACACCCCCGAACTATCCCAATCGCCAATGAAAAAGTAAGACAATTTGTCATTTCTCATAACAGGTCTACCCAAAAAATGAACATTGATTTTGTCAACTCTTTTGTCGTATGTCCTGACAAAAGGTTTCTCAGGATTTAATATAGCATCCAAAATCACAATGTCGTATTCTTTGGTTTCTCCTGCTTCTGATGGATGAATGATTAAAGGTTTACCTTCCATGTTTGGATTGTTAGGATTGTCATAAAAACCTTGTTCATAGGTTTCAAGATATGGTATAGACAGTTTTAAAGTATCATAGTTTTCCTCTGTTAAACTAACAATCATTGAAACATCATATTTTTCTAACAGATATTTTTGAGTAGTATTCCCTTTTCCCCCAAACAATTGTTTATATTTAGGAATCGCCTGGAATACTGCTCTATCCGCTAGATTGTTTAATGTTTGTGTGCCATATATTAATTTACATAATCCAATAGGAATTCTAATTTCTTCCATTATTTTTCACCTACCCTACAACAAATGGATTTTCTTCCGTTCCATCGCCACTAATAATACCTAATACACCAGGCAACGAAAGAGATTTCCTGATAGAATAAACAGTTGACTTCACATCGTTAGAAAAACTACCTGTAGTTGAAACATACCAACCATCAGCACCGGCAACAGATCTTGTCCAATAGGCAGTTTCATCTAATTCTCTTAACTCATTTGTCCAAACTCCACCCTCTAATTCTGCCTTTAAAGGTCTACTTGTAGCATCACTCCACACACCTTCACCATCAAACTCAGTTTCTATAACTCTACTATTTTCACCTGTTAATTTTTGGTAAAGTTCTCCATTATATTCAACATAGCTACCACCATCAATAGAACCAATAGGCTCTAACCCAATCCTAAAATAATTAGAAATATCGGTCTCTAAACCTTTTGCTAAAGCAATAAATTCAACCTCATACTTTGAAATTTCTTTTCCGTATTTTCTCTCATAGGAAGAGACAGGGAATCCCCTGTAAATTAAAACATCATATTTTAAACTATCAGCGTCTTGCGGCCTAACATGTATAGTTTTCGCAAAATTCCTACCTCTTTTGAATAATTGTTCATCCGTTAACCAATTATCCATACCTTGCTCAACATGTTTTAACATCGGTAGAGCTAATTTTAGTTTTGAATAATTTTCTTGATTGACAACTACTTTTAATCTAACATTCCAACCAACTAATACTTTATCAAAATGTGGTATAGTGAACAAATCAACATCTTGATATTGTTGCTCAACGGAGAAAATACATCCATCTCCAATCAAGCCGACATCCTCACCGCCAACATATATATCAGCCATTCCAATCGGTATTTTTGTGATTTAAAACACCTCCTCTAATTTCTTCATTATGTAATTTGCATAATTATCTGTATTTGCTTTTGTTGCTCTTTCAAGATACTTTCTTCCTGCTCCTGGTTTCTTGCTGGTCAACGGGCCAGGCTTATATACATCTTCATGGAGTCTAAGAGCATACTCCTTTGAATATCCTACCCTTGCCTTGATTTCTCCGCTAAGAGTTGTAGCAGGGTCAACACTTCCTGACTCCATTAATCCACCTTCAAGTAAAGGAGTTAATTTTTCTGATTCATTCAATAAATCCTCAGCACATTCATTAATTCCTTCTTGTGCTTTTTTTACACCATCATCTGATATTTGAGATAACTTCCCAATGAATTGCTCTAGTGTTAAATCCACTAAACAAACACCACCTTATATATCACATCACCATTCAAATCTTTTTTTGATTTAATATTAATGATGGTATGTTTTTTAGATTTATGATTAATTAGATAATCAAGTTCAATATCTAAATCAGGATTAAACCAAAACTCAATTTCTGAAACCTTCTCAATTCCAGCTTTATTTTTAACCTGTTTAATATCCTCTTTGGCTCTACATTTCGTGGGGATTGGAGTAGATTCTATATATTTGCCATAAGAATCTCTGGCAGTAGGAATGATTTCACAATCTTCATTCAAAAAATCATTAATCAATTAAACCACTCTCCCAACATTTTTATAAATGTAGGGTTTAAGGATACCTTTAACAACGGGAGAGATTAAACTATTACTCATAGTGATAGATATATCATCAACTTTATAGTTAGTT contains:
- a CDS encoding phage tail protein, giving the protein MLIDNISKKNIKYRLILCHPNEKELAVLSEAQDIIYAPKFPTTDELSFFIPLHLERGNINENFDYVQGDYLIKLITTGINNDIISTKFFIIVEANPDSSNNIQKKQVICLSREYELNKKCILEYEYPSRKLFSLVNELDTQGFPVGVMNYITTLTSWSLDVDSFSARPDLINKIRNIEVKETNIFEFLIEEIQTNFGCVFLFDTEQKKIILRSIEEIGVNRGLYLSEKNYIKAINKQINHDEIITRLYCFGKDNINFCNVNITGEPYIEDFSFYKTTEFMSQDLIDALNNYDVLLETEFEIFTTKKNELGIHLSTKDNLENDLVDKINELHEIQDDINDRIASNESYSDLNIDLAAKEIEVLTIQSEINHSTFEETQNTASGLEVKEMLQKHPEFDYEGISPIDNNINEKIIEILNVRNYLKKENHFTPEQLAELDYFVREEVWQDSSIENAEDLFNEGKIKLQKLSQPKIQFSIDSIDFLQILEKNLDKSKLILGDLINICFKKFGIDIKVRLVGYIHDYDNKKLTLEFSNKDSLDDPYNYFVDLQKNAIKTSKTVDVSKHQWDKSEENESLINNLINNNLNTATQKVLAGSNQDVQIDRQGIWLTKRLNEIIEPEQMRIINNMIVLSDDYFQTAKTAISPAGVNSQVVYGKMIVGEQGIFEGIDILDGEEVGINIGKYLDGEEDKYGIRIVGQNGVQTLLDRENNILIKDADNNYKFWVDAEGNICFRGVLIQSPSEDTFPLPVFRGNFSVSAEYFRGDVVTFNGSTWLYMNDDSSTGNHPAENVYWTTYASRGNDGNDGEDGNDGLDGNDGQDGQDGSPGDSVYVEFSIDGETNWHFPYVEGDLYMRTKIGISGSWTDAIRIVGEDGADGLDGQDGNDGADGEKGDTGPGLVFRGDFEESEIYVFTEHRRDVVRYNDTYYLFNVETDENGTTISSWVIAQWINFGATFSSVATKLLLAEDANILKTLVMGYDSASSRGIIRSAGKSDYGEGAGFWLGQHDAQKAKFDIGDENNYIRWDGEILNIKGLLESISGTFETMEAGEGFHKITIGKEHPVFGTPYILMKTDNYASYFDGIRWRFLWKAGTEDERVIGNFSPSYNEVTGAKTIALGASDCNMDFLGYANTGNVYHRTKRITGTCESNGEARFDHGITNGLNKILSVNVFVKVNSEEMIPMNPYSIGDDDIFASGGSNGLPFRAFLTYSEDEHNW
- a CDS encoding phage tail domain-containing protein, yielding MDNTNFIFNGIASEEYGLSIVKLESGFYPSPYISGQQIIEDSVPSKHLNYFYGTKKEPLIFDVTFSLDEEFTPEKKYEIAKWLIHEDYKPFQTLDDLEKIYYVIAINQSDFYSAGNGQGYFTLTFQTDAPWAWSPVFEEEFDFSEIDSSNKVYFADTEVDLNHELDLDTEFDEENDAVEFFDTIFDTESFALMELENKSNISKQYYPEIQIEAKETEIELINLTNEDQLFKFEAIEVDENIYVDNENQKIISDKESVLSRLGNFNKGWLELVPGVNQIKVNKKCKVKIRYQFPIFV
- a CDS encoding phage tail tape measure protein — protein: MSKYITAPLALVGGAALKMSADFEKGLANVDTLLGGNAKRIDEFKTGIQDLAMVTGKSTSDLTDGMYQVVSAFGDTAESINILETAAKAGAAGLSSTESSINLLSAVIKGYNLDVKEAEQVSDYAFKTVALGQTTFDELASSMGKVIPLAASMNLGQEELWGTMATLTGVTGSTAEVTTQLRAVLQGLMKPSGDMQKALKAIGFESGTAAIETLGLEGVLKALEETTGGNSEELAGLWGQIEAGTAVLALTGGQAETWSEKIGEMGDVAGETANAFEIQSQTMAFQWEQMKQAGVVVLQEIGDAVKELVMPIAQELIPRVQKVVEWFRNLDSGTKTMIVTIAGLLAAIGPILVVLGTLITSIGTVAGALSGIALGPIALVVGAIIGLIAIFKHLWETNEGFRDTVLEIWENLKQSGINIFETLKETLTSVFESIKQTIEFVLDGIAVFWDNWGETILGVATVIWNQIELAITTAIELISSIINIVLALIRGDWEEVWENIKEIGLTIWNFISQTVQNIFEALAIFLSGIWTNIKNKAEEIWTNLKNSLEERARSMAESVSNRITNLRETLSNLWGNMLAKVREIWENIRSNAVSKALELYNNVKTRLEQLWNWIKGIPSQASTWGRDIFESLRSAAVQKASETYTNVKSKFDEIWTYFKNLPSQARQWGRDIIDGLRNGILSLAGSVGSSVTNFIKTNITDRIKNALKLSSPSKVMFEFGEFVSIGLSQGISAKAKDVMDAVSNMTDKAINIGNVMPDLNYAVAGVGFVDDFKEESDGVSLRIDKLINIEGNVDKSVIPDIEKIAKETVSRINKTFKMSGYKRRV
- a CDS encoding 7-cyano-7-deazaguanine synthase, giving the protein MDTLINFSGGVDSTYTAFEFLRNNPEDKLLLHHINLISPEAVRRHKKESIAVNNILNWFKQNKLNNFEYLETTFDYKSFGYTIKDVVIVMFITGVMLKNPKRNNIKKIIMPNNKNDFSRKDYENMELTRFKVFKDMVDRDIEFIFPIKEISKFEITQSLPKDLFDLTWYCRRPLRNGKPCGKCGTCEEVNTKI
- a CDS encoding minor capsid protein, which translates into the protein MIDDITQKIESEIAELTENVNLFKNYYPDDPDTIVSVIASGGFPPDRYDVTREPTIEIKIRASDYNEGMSLGNQIYDLFHSRENYQLGSFFILSSYAYSDLSYLYSDKQNRDEFSLELAFLVKRV
- a CDS encoding HK97 gp10 family phage protein → MDLTLEQFIGKLSQISDDGVKKAQEGINECAEDLLNESEKLTPLLEGGLMESGSVDPATTLSGEIKARVGYSKEYALRLHEDVYKPGPLTSKKPGAGRKYLERATKANTDNYANYIMKKLEEVF